From Helicobacter anatolicus:
TCTACCCCCGCCTTAACAATACCATTAGCATAAAGATTTTTTAGTCCCGCAACCCGAATCATATAAAACTCATCAAGATTTGTTCCATAGATTGCTAAAAATTTCAATCTCTCTAAAAGTGGTTTTTTTTCATCTCTTGCCTGATCAAGCACTCTAGAATTAAATTGCAACCACGATAATTCACGATTAAAAAAAACTGCCTTATCTTTCATTTAAAACTCTCAACAAGATTCCCAATCAAAAGATTAAATCCGTCTACCAAAATAAAAATAAGAATCTTAAAAGGCAAAGAAATCATAACAGGTGGCAACATCATCATCCCCATCGCCATAAGAATTGAACTTACAACCATATCTATAACCAAAAATGGCAAGTATAGTAAAAAACCAATTTGAAATGCAGTTTTTAGCTCACTGATCATAAAAGCTGGAATAAGAGCTATCAGGGAAACTTGTTGTGGAGTTTCTGGATTGGGTAAATTTCTAATTCTATAAAATAATGCAATATCTTTTTCTCTAGTATTCTTTAACATAAATTCCTTAAAAGGCTCTACTCCTTTTTCAAAGGCTACTTCATAAGAAATTTTATTATCCAAATATGGCACGACTGCTTCATTATAAGATTTTTTAACTACAGGCTCCATAATAAAAAAAGTCAATACCATTGCCAAAGAAACAAGAATTTGTGTAGGAGGAGATTGCTGTGTTCCTAATGCAGTTCTCAAAAAAGAAAAAACAATTACAAGACGAGTAAAACTTGTCATTACAAGCACTAAAGAAGGTGCCAAAACCAGTAAAGTTAAAACAACTACTACATTTAAGGTAGTCACAAGTTGTTTTGGCGTATCAGGTGCACTCAAAGAAAGATTAATTGTAGGGATTGTAGGATTTGCGGCAAACACAAAAGAACAAGTCAAACATAAAAACACCCAAAATAACTTATTTGTTTTCAAAAA
This genomic window contains:
- the fliP gene encoding flagellar type III secretion system pore protein FliP (The bacterial flagellar biogenesis protein FliP forms a type III secretion system (T3SS)-type pore required for flagellar assembly.), whose protein sequence is MKTNKLFWVFLCLTCSFVFAANPTIPTINLSLSAPDTPKQLVTTLNVVVVLTLLVLAPSLVLVMTSFTRLVIVFSFLRTALGTQQSPPTQILVSLAMVLTFFIMEPVVKKSYNEAVVPYLDNKISYEVAFEKGVEPFKEFMLKNTREKDIALFYRIRNLPNPETPQQVSLIALIPAFMISELKTAFQIGFLLYLPFLVIDMVVSSILMAMGMMMLPPVMISLPFKILIFILVDGFNLLIGNLVESFK